The genomic segment CACGCCCGTCGACGAGATGGGCCTCCCCATCCGCATCGACGACCGCACCGGCGACACGCCGTCATCGCGCAAGAAACGCCAGCGCGCCGACCCGCCCCATATCCTGCTCACCACGCCGGAAAGCCTCGCGCTCCTCACCTCCTACGAGGACGCCGCCCGCACCTTCGCCGGCCTCAAACGCGTGGTCATCGACGAAATCCACGCCCTCGCCGAGTCGAAACGCGGCGACCAGCTCATGCTCGCCCTCTCCCGCCTCCAGGCCCTCTGCCCCGGCCTCCGCCGCGTCGGCCTCTCCGCCACCGTCGAAGATCCCGCCGCCATCGCCCGCCTCCTCGCCTGCCACCCCGACCCCTGCGACATCCTCCAAGCCGACCCCGGCCCCGAACCGGATATCGCCATGCTGGAAACCGAGGAACGCCCCCCCTGGTCCGGCGGCGGCGCCGCCTACGCCATCCCCGCCGTGCTCGACCAGATCCGCCGCCACCGCACCACGCTCATCTTCCACAACACCCGCGCGCAGGCCGAGATCTTCTTCCACAACCTCTGGCTCGCCAACGAGGAAAGCCTGCCCATCGGCATCCACCACGGCTCCCTCGACCGGGTTCAGCGCGAGCGCGTCGAAGCCGCCATGCAACAGGGTCTCCTCCGCGCCATCGTCTGCACCGGCTCGCTCGACCTCGGCATCGACTGGGGCGATGTCGATCTCGTCATCCAGGTCGGCGCGCCCAAGAACGTCAAGCGCCTCGTCCAGCGCATCGGCCGGGCGAACCACAATTACAACGCCCCCTCCAAGGCCCTCCTCGTCCCCGCCAACCGCTTCGAGGTGGTCGAATGCCAGGCCGCCCTGCAAGCCGTCCGCGACCGCGACCTCGACGGCGAACCGCGCGGCCGCGGCCCCCAGGACGTGCTGTGCCAGCACATCCTGATCCGCGCTTGCGCCGGCCCCTTCTCCGCCGACGCGCTCTACTCTGAAGTCACCACCGCCGGCGCCTATGCCGACCTCACCCGCGCCGAATTCGACGCCTGCCTCAATTTCTGTGCCACCGGCGGCTATGCCCTGCGCGCCTACGACCAGTGGCAACGCCTCAAGCAGACCGACGGCCTCTGGCACCTCCGCGACCCGCGCAGCGCCCGCCTCATCCGCATGAATATCGGCACCATCCAGGACAGCGACCTCCTCAAGGTCCGCATGCAGCGCTCCCGCGGCGGCAAACCCCTGGGCGAGGTCGAGGAAGGCTTCGCCGCCTCCCTCACCCCCGGCGACACCTTCCTCATCGGCGGCGAGATCGTCCGATACGAATCCTTGCGCGAAATGACCGTCGAGGTCAGCCGCGACCGCGGCCGCCAGCCCAAGGTCGCCGTCTTCTCCGGCACCAAGTTCGCCACCTCCACCCAGCTCAGCCAGCGC from the Roseovarius indicus genome contains:
- a CDS encoding ligase-associated DNA damage response DEXH box helicase gives rise to the protein MTALPPLFTDWFAARGWHIHPHQQAMLDRADAPAQLLIAPTGGGKTLAGFLPTLTDLAENDHQGLHTLYISPLKALAADIKRNLTTPVDEMGLPIRIDDRTGDTPSSRKKRQRADPPHILLTTPESLALLTSYEDAARTFAGLKRVVIDEIHALAESKRGDQLMLALSRLQALCPGLRRVGLSATVEDPAAIARLLACHPDPCDILQADPGPEPDIAMLETEERPPWSGGGAAYAIPAVLDQIRRHRTTLIFHNTRAQAEIFFHNLWLANEESLPIGIHHGSLDRVQRERVEAAMQQGLLRAIVCTGSLDLGIDWGDVDLVIQVGAPKNVKRLVQRIGRANHNYNAPSKALLVPANRFEVVECQAALQAVRDRDLDGEPRGRGPQDVLCQHILIRACAGPFSADALYSEVTTAGAYADLTRAEFDACLNFCATGGYALRAYDQWQRLKQTDGLWHLRDPRSARLIRMNIGTIQDSDLLKVRMQRSRGGKPLGEVEEGFAASLTPGDTFLIGGEIVRYESLREMTVEVSRDRGRQPKVAVFSGTKFATSTQLSQRILSLLNGGDWSALPAHTADWLRLQSDMSRLPKSGELLIESFPHEGREHACIYGFAGRNAQQTLGLILTKRMEELGLHPLGFVSTDYATLIWGLDPLTDPGPLFEMAALREGLDRWLAGNQLMKRTFRASATIAGLIQRNTPSAKKSGRQATFSSDILYDTLAKYDPDHLLLQITRAEAMRGLIDFGRIEEMIARIDGRIDLLRLPRVTPFAAPLFLEQGRTPVEGAAQERLLAEETEKLMAAAGLSA